The following coding sequences are from one Thermaerobacter subterraneus DSM 13965 window:
- the priA gene encoding replication restart helicase PriA, which produces MTRKRPAGPGGGEAPGTAVDGPEAGGAPVRDGGEAAAPAQPPCRDPVAEVVVDIAAQDVDRVFHFLVPPELAGRLQVGHRVTVPFGPRRVEGTVVGFAPVPEVPPERLRPILALRDPIPVLTPALIDLARWMEERYLCLFVQALRAMLPPGARGDRVSPAPRRWVRLAVDPAEARARARELAGRAPRQAAVLERLARSGAAGGLPQAFLLQQAAAGPEVVKALERKGWVVVEERLPVLDEPAAAAEPAGPPPPLTPEQAAVWRKLEPALRAAGSGDDPGAGGTAPGRPQEGDQGSPASTRAGEPAGAPPPRCGAGVPAPAGGGAAPQAFLVHGVTGSGKTEIYLRAIAAVLARGQGAICLVPEIALTPQTVARFRARFGNRVAVLHSAMTPAQRLATWRAIRTGTKPVVVGARSAIFAPVPRLGLIVVDEEHETSYKQEETPRYHAREVALARARLEGAVVILGSATPSVETYHRALAGELGLLELSRRVGERPLPAVELVDMREEFEAGHRSIFSRRLLELMRQRLEAGQQVLLFLNRRGYHTVLLCRECGFVLRCPHCDVSLTFHQLASGRLVCRCHYCEHRQVPPATCPRCGGVALHPFGLGTQKVEEAARQLFPGARIQRMDADVTARRGAHEAIYRQFAAGRIDILIGTQMIAKGWDVPGVTLVGVVSADTALHMPDFRRQERTFQLLEQVAGRAGRGSDPGQVVIQTYSPDHPCLQAVADHDYRALFDLESAARRELGFPPFGHLIRAVVAGAERPPVERAAARLAAAWRAALAEAGVEGGSVTPAAPAPIERLRGRWRWHVLARAADGPALREATRAALASLRPHWPRDVLVQVDVDPYSML; this is translated from the coding sequence GTGACGAGGAAGCGCCCCGCAGGTCCTGGCGGCGGCGAAGCCCCCGGTACGGCGGTGGACGGTCCGGAGGCGGGCGGGGCGCCGGTCCGGGACGGAGGCGAGGCTGCGGCCCCTGCCCAGCCTCCGTGCCGGGACCCGGTGGCGGAGGTCGTGGTCGACATCGCCGCCCAGGACGTGGACCGGGTCTTTCACTTCCTGGTTCCCCCGGAGCTGGCCGGCCGGCTGCAGGTGGGACACCGGGTGACCGTTCCCTTCGGCCCCCGCCGGGTGGAGGGGACCGTGGTGGGGTTCGCCCCCGTCCCCGAGGTGCCGCCCGAGCGGTTGCGCCCCATCCTGGCCCTGCGGGATCCCATCCCCGTTCTGACCCCCGCGCTGATCGACCTGGCCCGCTGGATGGAAGAGCGCTACCTCTGCCTGTTCGTCCAGGCGCTGAGGGCTATGTTGCCGCCGGGTGCCCGCGGCGACCGGGTGAGCCCGGCACCTCGCCGCTGGGTTCGCCTGGCCGTCGATCCGGCCGAGGCCCGGGCCCGCGCCCGGGAACTGGCCGGCCGGGCGCCCCGCCAGGCGGCCGTTCTCGAGCGGCTGGCCCGGTCCGGCGCCGCCGGCGGGCTGCCCCAGGCCTTCTTGCTGCAGCAGGCCGCCGCAGGCCCCGAGGTCGTCAAGGCCCTGGAACGGAAGGGCTGGGTGGTGGTGGAGGAGCGGCTGCCGGTCCTGGACGAACCGGCCGCGGCGGCGGAGCCGGCCGGCCCGCCGCCTCCCCTGACGCCCGAGCAGGCGGCGGTGTGGCGGAAGCTGGAGCCGGCCCTCCGGGCCGCCGGAAGCGGGGACGACCCCGGTGCCGGCGGGACGGCGCCCGGCAGGCCGCAGGAGGGGGACCAGGGCTCCCCGGCCTCCACCCGGGCGGGGGAGCCGGCGGGCGCCCCGCCGCCCCGGTGTGGAGCCGGGGTCCCGGCCCCGGCCGGCGGCGGAGCCGCTCCGCAGGCCTTCTTGGTCCACGGCGTGACGGGAAGCGGCAAGACGGAGATCTACCTGCGGGCCATCGCCGCGGTCCTGGCCCGGGGGCAGGGTGCCATCTGCCTGGTGCCCGAGATCGCCCTGACGCCCCAGACGGTGGCCCGCTTCCGCGCCCGGTTCGGCAACCGGGTGGCCGTGCTGCACAGCGCCATGACGCCGGCCCAGCGGCTGGCCACCTGGCGGGCCATCCGCACGGGGACGAAGCCGGTGGTGGTGGGGGCCCGCTCGGCGATCTTCGCGCCGGTGCCGCGCCTGGGTCTGATCGTGGTGGACGAGGAGCACGAGACCAGCTACAAGCAGGAGGAGACGCCCCGCTACCACGCCCGGGAGGTGGCCCTGGCCCGGGCCCGGCTGGAAGGGGCGGTGGTGATTCTGGGCAGCGCCACCCCCTCGGTGGAGACCTACCACCGGGCGCTGGCGGGTGAGCTCGGCCTGCTGGAGCTCAGCCGGCGGGTAGGGGAGCGCCCGCTGCCTGCCGTCGAGCTGGTGGACATGCGGGAGGAGTTCGAGGCGGGCCACCGCTCCATCTTCAGCCGGCGGCTCCTGGAGCTCATGCGGCAGCGGCTGGAGGCGGGCCAGCAGGTGCTGCTGTTCCTCAACCGCCGCGGGTACCACACCGTGCTCCTCTGCCGGGAGTGCGGGTTCGTCCTGCGCTGTCCCCACTGCGACGTGTCCCTGACCTTTCACCAGCTGGCCTCGGGGCGCCTGGTCTGCCGCTGCCATTACTGCGAGCACCGGCAGGTCCCGCCCGCCACCTGCCCGCGCTGCGGCGGGGTCGCCCTGCACCCCTTCGGGCTGGGCACCCAGAAGGTCGAGGAGGCCGCGCGCCAGCTGTTCCCCGGCGCCCGCATCCAGCGGATGGACGCCGACGTGACCGCCCGCCGGGGGGCCCATGAGGCCATCTACCGCCAGTTCGCCGCCGGGCGCATTGACATCCTGATCGGGACCCAGATGATCGCCAAGGGCTGGGACGTGCCCGGGGTGACCCTGGTGGGGGTGGTTTCCGCCGACACCGCCCTGCACATGCCCGACTTCCGCCGCCAGGAGCGGACCTTCCAGCTCCTGGAGCAGGTGGCCGGGCGGGCCGGCCGCGGGTCCGACCCCGGGCAGGTGGTGATCCAGACCTACAGCCCCGACCACCCCTGCCTGCAGGCCGTGGCGGATCACGACTACCGCGCCCTCTTCGACCTCGAGTCGGCGGCGCGCCGCGAGCTGGGCTTTCCGCCCTTCGGCCACCTGATCCGGGCGGTGGTGGCGGGAGCCGAGCGCCCGCCGGTGGAACGGGCGGCCGCCCGGCTGGCGGCAGCCTGGCGCGCGGCCCTGGCGGAAGCCGGGGTGGAGGGCGGCTCCGTCACCCCCGCCGCGCCGGCGCCCATCGAGCGCCTGCGGGGCCGCTGGCGATGGCACGTGCTGGCGCGCGCCGCCGACGGGCCTGCCTTGCGGGAGGCCACCCGGGCGGCCCTGGCCTCCTTGCGCCCCCACTGGCCCCGGGACGTGCTGGTGCAGGTGGATGTCGACCCCTACAGCATGCTGTAG
- the coaBC gene encoding bifunctional phosphopantothenoylcysteine decarboxylase/phosphopantothenate--cysteine ligase CoaBC, with product MTPGAVEPGTARPLEGRTVILGVSGGIAAYKAAELARRLGERGARVVTILTAGAARFVTPLTFAALTHQPVYTAGDLWAPRAGVEHIRLADSADLVVLAPATAHLLAQLAAGLAGDLLTTVVLAAGTRVPVLVAPAMNTHMWRHPATQANVQRLRAWGYHVMEPEAGPLAEGYSGVGRLPEPETIAARAAALLAGRRSLEGVTVLVTAGPTREPLDPIRFLSNRSSGKMGYALAEAARDRGARVVLVSGPVHLPDPPGVEVVRVETAAEMLEAVLQRAATAQVVIKAAAVADFRPARPAAHKIKKDTAAPLVELAPTVDILRELGRRKRPGQVLVGFAAETHDLLDNAQRKIREKNLDFIVLNDVTQPGAGFEVDTNIVTLVYPDGRRESLPAMSKRAVAEAILDRLPLEREPETGQNRRPAGMLPGAGGTGHGPEPAPGPRDAGPASRGNGGGPMPGGGEVR from the coding sequence ATGACGCCGGGTGCCGTGGAGCCGGGCACGGCTCGTCCCCTTGAGGGGCGCACCGTGATCCTGGGGGTGTCCGGCGGCATCGCCGCCTACAAGGCGGCCGAACTGGCCCGCCGCCTGGGGGAGCGGGGGGCCCGGGTGGTCACCATCCTGACCGCCGGGGCCGCCCGCTTCGTCACGCCCCTGACCTTCGCCGCCCTGACCCACCAGCCCGTCTACACGGCCGGCGATCTGTGGGCGCCCCGGGCCGGGGTCGAGCACATCCGCCTGGCCGATTCCGCCGACCTGGTGGTGCTGGCACCGGCCACGGCCCACCTGCTGGCCCAGCTGGCAGCAGGCCTGGCGGGCGACCTCCTGACCACCGTGGTGCTGGCCGCCGGCACCCGGGTGCCCGTGCTGGTGGCTCCCGCCATGAACACCCACATGTGGCGCCACCCCGCGACCCAGGCCAACGTCCAGCGACTGCGGGCCTGGGGCTACCACGTCATGGAGCCCGAGGCCGGACCCCTGGCGGAAGGGTATTCCGGCGTGGGCCGCCTTCCCGAGCCGGAAACCATCGCCGCCCGGGCCGCGGCGCTGCTGGCGGGGCGGCGGAGCCTGGAAGGCGTGACCGTGCTGGTCACCGCCGGCCCCACCCGGGAACCCCTTGATCCCATCCGGTTCCTCAGCAACCGCTCCTCGGGGAAGATGGGCTACGCCCTGGCCGAAGCGGCCCGGGACCGGGGGGCGCGGGTGGTCCTGGTGAGCGGTCCCGTCCACCTGCCCGACCCGCCCGGCGTGGAGGTCGTCCGCGTGGAGACGGCGGCGGAGATGCTGGAGGCCGTCCTGCAACGGGCCGCCACCGCCCAGGTGGTCATCAAGGCGGCGGCGGTGGCCGATTTCCGGCCGGCCCGGCCGGCGGCCCACAAGATCAAGAAGGACACCGCGGCGCCCCTGGTGGAACTGGCACCCACCGTGGACATCCTGCGCGAACTGGGCCGGCGCAAGCGGCCGGGACAGGTGCTGGTGGGTTTCGCCGCGGAAACCCACGACCTGCTGGACAACGCCCAGCGCAAGATCCGGGAGAAGAACCTGGACTTCATCGTCCTCAACGACGTCACCCAGCCCGGTGCCGGCTTCGAAGTCGACACCAACATCGTCACCCTGGTCTATCCCGATGGGCGCCGCGAATCTCTGCCGGCCATGTCCAAGCGGGCGGTGGCCGAGGCCATCCTCGACCGCCTGCCCCTGGAGCGCGAACCCGAGACCGGGCAGAACCGGCGCCCCGCCGGCATGCTGCCCGGGGCCGGGGGAACGGGGCACGGCCCGGAGCCGGCGCCCGGGCCCCGGGACGCCGGGCCCGCTTCCCGTGGTAACGGGGGAGGTCCCATGCCCGGCGGGGGAGAGGTCCGGTGA
- the rpoZ gene encoding DNA-directed RNA polymerase subunit omega has product MEKQRKAEAPRVTLDVLLDKVDSKYTLVVLAARRARQLVDGAEPVIEPRAAKPVTVALEELAAGKLSYVPGKAGIK; this is encoded by the coding sequence ATGGAGAAGCAGAGGAAGGCCGAAGCGCCGCGGGTCACCCTGGACGTGCTGCTGGACAAGGTGGACAGCAAGTACACCCTGGTGGTCCTGGCGGCCCGCCGCGCCCGCCAGCTGGTGGACGGCGCCGAGCCGGTGATCGAGCCGCGGGCGGCCAAGCCCGTCACCGTGGCGCTGGAAGAACTGGCGGCCGGCAAGCTGTCCTACGTGCCCGGCAAGGCGGGCATCAAGTGA
- the gmk gene encoding guanylate kinase — MEAGQPDAARTAAERRPVPADSRSWPGLMIVLSAPSGAGKGTIRERLQKRLPGLVYAVSVTTRPRRPHEVDGVDYHFVSPEEFQRRVEAGELVEWARVYGNYYGTPREPMETWLREGRDVICEKDVQGALKLMDIYPDAVYIFAMPPSLEELERRLERRGTESEEARRQRLASADFEMACVDRYDYVVVNDDPDRAADDIVAIIRAEKLRARRRRHLVERVRAGGRIGG; from the coding sequence ATGGAAGCTGGACAACCCGATGCCGCCCGCACCGCTGCCGAGCGCCGGCCGGTTCCGGCGGATTCCCGATCATGGCCGGGCCTGATGATCGTGCTCTCCGCTCCCTCGGGAGCCGGCAAGGGGACCATCCGGGAGCGCCTCCAGAAGCGGCTGCCGGGTCTGGTGTACGCCGTCTCCGTCACCACCCGTCCCCGGCGCCCCCACGAGGTGGACGGCGTGGACTACCACTTCGTCTCTCCCGAGGAGTTCCAGCGCCGGGTGGAGGCGGGGGAACTGGTGGAGTGGGCCCGCGTGTACGGGAACTATTACGGAACCCCCCGGGAGCCCATGGAGACGTGGTTGCGGGAAGGCCGCGACGTGATCTGCGAGAAGGACGTGCAGGGTGCCCTCAAGCTGATGGACATCTACCCCGATGCCGTGTATATCTTTGCCATGCCGCCTTCCCTGGAAGAGCTCGAGCGGCGGCTGGAGCGGCGCGGCACCGAATCGGAGGAGGCGCGCCGCCAGCGGCTGGCCAGCGCCGACTTCGAGATGGCCTGTGTCGACCGTTATGATTACGTGGTGGTGAACGACGACCCGGACCGGGCGGCCGACGACATCGTCGCCATCATCCGGGCGGAAAAGCTCCGGGCCCGCCGCCGCCGCCACCTGGTCGAACGGGTGCGCGCCGGCGGGCGCATCGGCGGCTGA
- the remA gene encoding extracellular matrix/biofilm regulator RemA has product MDIKLVNIGFGNIVSAHRIVAIVSPESAPIKRMISEARDDGRLIDATYGRRTRAVIIADSNHIILSAVQPETVAHRLLSTREGE; this is encoded by the coding sequence GTGGACATCAAGCTGGTGAACATCGGGTTCGGCAACATCGTCTCTGCCCATCGGATCGTGGCCATCGTCAGTCCCGAGTCGGCCCCCATCAAGCGGATGATCAGCGAGGCCCGGGACGACGGGCGCCTGATCGATGCCACCTACGGCCGCAGGACGCGGGCGGTCATCATCGCCGACAGCAACCACATCATCCTGTCGGCCGTCCAGCCCGAAACGGTGGCCCACCGCCTGCTCAGCACGCGGGAGGGCGAGTGA
- a CDS encoding YicC/YloC family endoribonuclease, whose product MVRSMTGFGHAGAQSAEHRLAVEVRTVNHRFLDVAVRLPREYGALEDRIRRAVTQHIERGRVDVTVRIDRLTSPVRGVHVDTHLAHAYYEALKELRRVLRLPGSIDVDMLLDLPDVLRVEQAEEDLDALWAALAPLLDAALRQVVAMREAEGAALAQDLAQRAARVEAQVEAVAGRAPEVVQAYRRRLEGRLAEWGDLAVDPQRVAAEVALMAERSDISEECVRLRSHCRQFRELLAQGGPVGRRLDFLLQEMHREINTIGAKAADLDIAGRVVEVKAELEKMREQVQNVE is encoded by the coding sequence GTGGTCCGCAGCATGACGGGATTCGGGCACGCCGGTGCCCAGTCGGCCGAACACCGGCTGGCGGTGGAGGTCCGCACGGTCAACCACCGGTTTCTCGACGTGGCGGTGCGGCTGCCGCGGGAATACGGCGCCCTTGAAGATCGGATCCGGCGTGCGGTAACGCAGCACATCGAACGGGGGCGTGTGGACGTCACCGTTCGTATAGATCGGCTTACATCGCCCGTCAGGGGCGTTCACGTTGACACCCATCTGGCCCACGCGTATTATGAGGCGTTGAAAGAATTGCGCCGGGTTCTGCGCCTGCCGGGCAGCATCGACGTGGACATGCTGCTCGATCTCCCCGACGTGCTGCGGGTGGAACAGGCCGAGGAGGACCTGGACGCCCTGTGGGCGGCGCTGGCGCCGCTCCTGGATGCGGCTCTCCGCCAGGTGGTGGCCATGCGGGAGGCGGAAGGGGCCGCCTTGGCCCAGGACCTGGCCCAGCGGGCCGCCCGTGTCGAAGCCCAGGTGGAGGCCGTCGCCGGCCGGGCGCCGGAGGTGGTCCAGGCCTACCGGCGGCGGCTGGAGGGCCGGCTGGCGGAATGGGGGGACCTGGCGGTCGACCCCCAGCGGGTGGCGGCGGAAGTGGCCCTGATGGCGGAGCGCAGCGACATCAGCGAGGAATGCGTGCGCCTGCGCAGCCACTGCCGCCAGTTCCGGGAACTGCTGGCCCAGGGCGGGCCGGTGGGGCGGCGGCTGGACTTCTTGCTGCAGGAGATGCACCGCGAGATCAACACCATCGGCGCCAAGGCGGCCGACCTGGACATCGCCGGCCGGGTGGTGGAGGTCAAGGCCGAGCTGGAAAAGATGCGGGAGCAGGTGCAGAACGTGGAGTAG
- a CDS encoding DUF402 domain-containing protein produces MNGPAGPGTRGGGAPAPGPLVGQGGRVPGRTRRVRVEAWLATGRLKATWDGVLAAGPGWWAVAALWSRGPVAAGPLTFAPGDRLLEIYWADRWYNVFRVLAPPAPPAVAREGHPPAGRAGEGEAGAAGEEAGGAGRLPGQPGGPHPRAGSRAGHPAGYRLKGYYVNLSTPARILDDDGLARGREGEEGEAGAARVSRPVRLAYVDGVLDAVVLPDGSWQWLDQAEFRRMVQGAGRGSGSRGPAGPGRMGEGEGADAPLPLPGPAAWRQAARHLAAGLAAGAGPFVENLVPWDDLERMLFPAPAGEG; encoded by the coding sequence ATGAACGGGCCTGCAGGGCCCGGCACAAGGGGCGGCGGCGCACCGGCGCCGGGCCCTCTCGTAGGGCAGGGCGGCCGGGTACCGGGACGAACCCGGCGGGTGCGGGTCGAGGCCTGGCTGGCTACAGGCCGGCTGAAGGCCACCTGGGACGGGGTGCTGGCCGCGGGGCCGGGATGGTGGGCCGTCGCGGCCCTGTGGTCCCGGGGACCGGTGGCCGCCGGGCCCCTGACCTTCGCGCCGGGCGACCGGCTCTTGGAGATTTACTGGGCCGACCGCTGGTACAACGTGTTCCGGGTTCTGGCGCCGCCCGCCCCGCCGGCGGTTGCCCGGGAGGGGCACCCGCCGGCGGGGCGGGCCGGGGAGGGGGAGGCCGGTGCCGCGGGAGAAGAGGCGGGCGGCGCCGGCCGCCTGCCGGGGCAGCCCGGTGGACCGCACCCCCGGGCCGGGTCCCGGGCCGGGCACCCGGCGGGGTATCGCCTGAAGGGGTATTACGTCAACCTGTCGACCCCGGCCCGGATCCTGGATGACGACGGCCTGGCCCGCGGCCGGGAAGGGGAGGAAGGGGAGGCGGGCGCGGCGCGGGTCTCCCGGCCCGTTCGCCTGGCCTACGTGGACGGCGTGCTGGATGCGGTGGTCCTGCCCGACGGCAGCTGGCAGTGGCTGGATCAGGCGGAGTTCCGGCGGATGGTGCAGGGGGCGGGCCGGGGGTCCGGGAGCCGGGGGCCTGCCGGCCCGGGTCGGATGGGGGAGGGGGAAGGGGCCGATGCCCCCCTGCCGCTGCCCGGGCCGGCCGCGTGGCGGCAGGCGGCGCGCCACCTGGCAGCGGGCCTGGCGGCGGGGGCGGGCCCCTTCGTGGAGAACCTGGTCCCCTGGGATGACCTCGAAAGGATGCTGTTCCCGGCCCCGGCCGGCGAGGGCTAG
- a CDS encoding LL-diaminopimelate aminotransferase — protein MVQPARRLERIPPYLFAELDRLQAEAAARGVDVISLGIGDPDQPTPPHIVEALQKAAADPANHPYPSYAGSRRFRQAVARWFEGRFGVRLDPEGEVLALIGSKEGLAHVIWAYVDPGDVVLVPDPGYPVYKAHTLLAGGEPYVLPLREERGWLPDLEQVPPDVARRAKLLFLNYPNNPTGAVATLEFYRQVVEFARTYDLLVIQDAAYTEVGEPGYRAPSILQAEGARDVALEFHSLSKPFNMTGWRIGFAVGQAGLLRPLATLKTNTDSGQFTAIQEAAVVALEQTPPTWFQRLAQLYEARKELVLRTLHEVGIAATRPRATFYIWARVPERFPSDGDFAAFLLREAGVVVSPGSAYGDHGAGYFRVSLTVPDARLAEAMDRLRRVLA, from the coding sequence ATGGTGCAGCCGGCACGGCGGCTGGAGCGCATCCCACCCTACCTGTTCGCCGAGCTGGACCGCCTGCAGGCGGAAGCGGCGGCTCGCGGTGTGGACGTGATCAGCCTGGGCATCGGGGATCCCGACCAGCCCACGCCGCCCCACATCGTGGAAGCCTTGCAGAAGGCCGCGGCCGATCCTGCCAACCACCCCTACCCGAGCTACGCGGGCTCCCGGCGCTTTCGCCAGGCGGTGGCCCGCTGGTTCGAAGGCCGCTTCGGGGTTCGCCTGGACCCCGAGGGCGAGGTGCTGGCCCTGATCGGATCCAAGGAAGGGCTGGCCCACGTGATCTGGGCCTACGTGGACCCGGGCGACGTGGTGCTGGTGCCCGATCCGGGGTACCCCGTGTACAAGGCCCACACCCTGCTGGCGGGCGGCGAGCCTTACGTCCTGCCCTTGCGGGAAGAACGGGGCTGGCTGCCCGACCTGGAACAGGTTCCTCCGGACGTGGCGCGGCGGGCCAAGCTGCTCTTCCTCAACTACCCCAACAATCCCACCGGCGCGGTGGCCACCCTGGAGTTCTACCGCCAGGTGGTGGAGTTCGCCCGCACCTACGACCTGCTGGTGATCCAGGATGCGGCCTACACGGAGGTCGGCGAGCCGGGTTACCGGGCCCCCAGCATCCTGCAGGCCGAAGGGGCGCGGGACGTGGCCCTGGAGTTCCACAGCCTGTCGAAGCCCTTCAACATGACGGGCTGGCGCATCGGCTTTGCCGTGGGCCAGGCCGGCCTGCTGCGGCCCCTGGCCACGCTGAAGACCAATACCGACTCCGGCCAGTTCACCGCCATCCAGGAGGCGGCCGTGGTCGCCCTGGAACAGACCCCGCCCACCTGGTTCCAGCGCCTGGCGCAGCTGTACGAGGCCCGCAAGGAGCTGGTGCTCAGGACCCTGCACGAGGTGGGCATCGCCGCCACGCGCCCCCGGGCCACCTTCTATATCTGGGCGAGGGTGCCCGAGCGGTTCCCCAGCGACGGCGACTTCGCCGCCTTTCTGTTGCGGGAGGCGGGCGTGGTGGTCTCTCCGGGTTCGGCCTACGGCGACCACGGGGCGGGGTACTTCCGCGTCTCCCTCACGGTGCCGGACGCCCGCCTGGCCGAGGCCATGGACCGCCTGCGGCGGGTACTGGCCTGA
- the dapF gene encoding diaminopimelate epimerase, producing MVTERRPIRLTKMHGLGNNYLFLDGLAEPVPPDDDLPALARAVSDRNFGIGSDGLILVLPPRDPGARFRMRIFNADGSEGEMCGNGIRCLARLVYDRGYTRETEFVVETGAGPIRPRLHLDGHRVTGVTVDMGVPRLERGMIPMAGPAGEQAVEVPLEVEAGGERSVFTVTALSMGNPHCVVFVDDLEAVDLERLGPAFEHHPAFPQRVNTHFTRVLNPERVRVRVWERGSGPTLACGTGACAVAVAGALTGRTGRRVTVELPGGSLEVEWAGDGHVYMTGPAAYIGDVVYDPH from the coding sequence GTGGTGACGGAACGCCGGCCGATCCGGCTGACCAAGATGCACGGCCTGGGCAACAACTACCTGTTCCTGGACGGGCTGGCCGAGCCCGTTCCTCCCGACGACGACCTGCCGGCTCTGGCCCGGGCGGTCAGCGACCGCAACTTCGGCATCGGCAGCGACGGGCTCATCCTGGTGCTGCCGCCCCGGGATCCCGGGGCCCGGTTCCGGATGCGCATCTTCAACGCCGACGGTTCGGAAGGCGAGATGTGCGGCAACGGCATCCGGTGCCTGGCCCGGCTGGTCTACGACCGGGGTTACACGCGGGAGACGGAGTTCGTGGTCGAGACGGGGGCGGGGCCCATCCGGCCCCGGCTGCACCTGGACGGGCACCGGGTCACGGGCGTCACCGTCGACATGGGCGTGCCCCGGCTGGAGCGGGGGATGATCCCCATGGCGGGACCGGCCGGGGAGCAGGCCGTAGAGGTGCCCCTGGAGGTGGAAGCCGGCGGGGAGCGGAGCGTGTTCACCGTCACCGCCCTCTCCATGGGCAATCCCCATTGCGTGGTCTTCGTCGACGACCTGGAGGCCGTGGACCTGGAGCGCCTGGGGCCTGCCTTCGAGCACCATCCCGCCTTCCCCCAGCGGGTCAACACCCACTTCACCCGGGTCCTGAACCCCGAGCGGGTACGGGTACGGGTGTGGGAGCGGGGTTCCGGGCCCACCCTGGCCTGTGGGACGGGCGCCTGCGCCGTCGCGGTGGCCGGCGCCCTGACCGGCCGTACCGGCCGCCGGGTCACGGTGGAACTGCCCGGCGGGTCCCTGGAGGTCGAATGGGCCGGGGACGGCCACGTCTACATGACGGGCCCCGCCGCTTATATCGGGGACGTGGTCTACGATCCCCACTGA